In the Clostridia bacterium genome, one interval contains:
- a CDS encoding class I SAM-dependent methyltransferase, giving the protein MGNTDKFEMIANIYDTSERVQIAKVSSDAIREYLVDAKSKDVIDFGCGTGLVGMDLLNEFKSILFLDTSQNMINQVKQKISDANIHNASTLCFDFETATLSSIRADYIFMAQVLLHIKNIESVLSRLYDILNFEGHLIIVDFNKNDDIVSDMVHNGFNQEKLIDLMTKIGYKKVQSKTFYTGSKIFMGHDASLFILDSQK; this is encoded by the coding sequence GTGGGGAATACTGATAAGTTTGAAATGATAGCGAATATTTATGATACTTCTGAAAGAGTCCAAATTGCAAAGGTATCCTCCGATGCCATCCGAGAATATTTGGTTGACGCAAAAAGTAAGGATGTGATTGACTTTGGGTGTGGAACTGGGCTTGTTGGAATGGACTTGCTAAATGAATTTAAATCGATTCTGTTTTTGGATACATCGCAGAATATGATTAATCAAGTAAAACAGAAAATTTCCGATGCTAATATTCATAATGCAAGTACGTTATGTTTTGATTTTGAAACAGCAACCCTATCTAGTATTCGTGCTGATTATATTTTTATGGCCCAGGTTCTACTCCATATTAAAAATATTGAGTCAGTCTTATCGAGGCTATATGATATTTTGAATTTTGAAGGACATTTAATAATCGTTGATTTTAATAAAAATGATGACATAGTATCAGATATGGTTCATAACGGATTTAATCAAGAAAAGCTTATCGATCTTATGACTAAAATTGGGTATAAAAAAGTTCAATCCAAAACCTTTTATACTGGTAGTAAAATATTCATGGGTCATGATGCATCTTTATTTATACTTGATTCACAAAAATGA